One Thermococcus sp. JdF3 genomic window carries:
- a CDS encoding antitoxin VapB family protein: protein MVKTITISDDVYNELVRIKGKKSFSELFRELLRERKGNVDALRHLRGILSEEEYRETKRKLKEIEEEFEKWG from the coding sequence ATGGTTAAGACGATAACGATTTCGGACGATGTTTACAATGAACTCGTCCGGATTAAGGGCAAGAAATCTTTCAGTGAACTGTTTCGGGAGCTCTTAAGGGAGAGAAAGGGAAACGTCGACGCTCTGCGCCACCTGCGCGGCATATTGAGTGAGGAGGAGTACCGGGAAACAAAGAGGAAGCTCAAAGAGATCGAGGAGGAGTTTGAAAAATGGGGGTAG
- a CDS encoding DUF433 domain-containing protein encodes MQTNGWTFEEIIENYPPLTEEDLKAFLKS; translated from the coding sequence ATACAAACCAATGGATGGACATTTGAGGAAATAATAGAGAACTATCCCCCACTGACAGAAGAGGATTTGAAGGCATTTCTGAAAAGTTAA